From one Sulfurovum sp. UBA12169 genomic stretch:
- a CDS encoding arginine--tRNA ligase has product MKLKSEINTIIKEAFEKAGIDASVVSVTEATKPEFGDFQFNGVMALAKTLKQNPREIAQKLVSHIDLTSVVAKVEVAGPGFINLWLHPSWIALACEQALQDERLGVSRRERPIKAVVDYSGPNMAKQMHVGHLRSTIIGDTLANLLTYLGDEVIRQNHIGDWGTQFGMLIAYLEEKGSDGSANLKDLEQFYKEAKTRFDADDSFANKAREYVVKIQSGDQHCLNLWQKFIDISLGHCEDVYGKLCIKLTREDVKAESFYNEDLPNVIEDLIKQGLLKESDGAQCVFLEGEEIPVIVQKGDGGYLYATTDLAALRYRANVLDAKRISYVVDARQSEHFKQVFKIAKESGFVPEDVTLEHIAFGTMMDKTGKPFKTRDGGTVKLADLLDEAVIKAKGSIKDKENLSPEELESLAKIIGIGAVKYADLSINRESNYIFDWDKMLSFEGNTSLYMQYAYARIQSIFRRFDGEIQGHIVIKDQIEHRLGVMLLRFEEMLYRAAEEAAPNQITSYLYELATLFMRFYEQNPILKEGVCEELQMSRLALARLTARTIKEGLDILGIEVVDKI; this is encoded by the coding sequence ATGAAATTAAAATCAGAAATAAATACTATTATCAAAGAAGCTTTTGAAAAAGCTGGGATAGATGCTTCGGTAGTGTCAGTAACAGAAGCGACGAAACCTGAGTTTGGAGATTTTCAGTTTAACGGAGTGATGGCATTGGCCAAAACACTCAAGCAAAATCCAAGAGAGATTGCACAAAAGCTTGTATCGCATATTGATCTTACAAGTGTTGTAGCTAAGGTCGAAGTGGCAGGGCCCGGATTTATCAATTTATGGCTTCATCCTTCATGGATAGCTTTGGCATGTGAACAGGCTTTGCAAGACGAGCGACTTGGTGTGTCCAGACGGGAAAGGCCCATAAAAGCGGTAGTTGACTATTCCGGTCCCAATATGGCAAAACAGATGCATGTGGGACATTTGCGTTCGACTATTATCGGCGATACCCTGGCAAATCTTTTAACTTATCTTGGCGATGAGGTCATTCGTCAAAATCATATAGGAGACTGGGGAACACAGTTTGGTATGCTAATTGCTTATCTTGAGGAAAAAGGAAGTGATGGAAGTGCCAATCTGAAGGATCTTGAACAATTTTACAAAGAAGCCAAAACCCGTTTTGATGCAGATGACTCTTTTGCAAACAAAGCAAGAGAGTATGTTGTCAAAATACAAAGCGGAGATCAGCACTGTCTTAATCTTTGGCAAAAGTTTATTGATATTTCGCTTGGACACTGTGAAGATGTATACGGCAAACTTTGTATCAAGCTCACAAGAGAAGATGTCAAGGCGGAAAGTTTTTACAATGAAGACCTTCCGAATGTCATAGAAGATTTAATCAAGCAGGGACTCCTTAAAGAAAGTGATGGAGCACAATGTGTCTTTTTAGAAGGAGAAGAGATCCCGGTGATCGTTCAGAAGGGAGATGGCGGATATCTCTATGCTACTACCGATCTGGCGGCCTTAAGGTACAGAGCCAATGTTCTTGACGCGAAGAGAATTTCCTATGTGGTGGATGCCAGACAGTCAGAGCATTTTAAACAAGTATTTAAAATAGCAAAAGAGTCTGGATTTGTGCCAGAAGATGTAACTCTTGAGCATATTGCTTTTGGAACCATGATGGATAAAACCGGCAAGCCTTTTAAAACACGCGACGGCGGTACGGTCAAGTTGGCAGATTTGCTTGACGAGGCTGTTATCAAAGCCAAAGGAAGCATTAAAGACAAAGAGAACCTTTCTCCGGAAGAACTTGAAAGTTTGGCAAAAATTATAGGTATCGGCGCGGTTAAATATGCTGATCTTTCCATCAACAGAGAATCTAATTATATTTTTGATTGGGATAAAATGTTGAGTTTTGAAGGCAACACCTCGCTGTATATGCAATATGCCTATGCAAGAATCCAAAGTATTTTTAGACGTTTTGACGGAGAAATTCAAGGGCATATCGTGATCAAAGATCAGATAGAGCATCGTCTGGGTGTGATGCTGCTGCGTTTTGAAGAGATGCTTTATCGCGCAGCAGAAGAAGCAGCCCCCAACCAAATCACAAGCTACCTTTATGAGCTTGCTACCCTCTTTATGCGATTTTACGAGCAAAATCCTATACTAAAAGAGGGGGTTTGTGAGGAACTGCAGATGAGTCGTTTGGCTCTTGCGCGCTTGACGGCACGAACGATTAAAGAGGGATTGGATATTCTTGGGATAGAAGTGGTCGATAAGATTTAG
- a CDS encoding twin-arginine translocase TatA/TatE family subunit: MGMPSMPELLVVLAIVVLLFGAKKIPDLAKGIGKGIKDFKKAVKEDEEEEKKEIASKEEPKVEAPAKETKSENV; the protein is encoded by the coding sequence ATGGGAATGCCAAGTATGCCGGAATTATTGGTTGTATTAGCAATAGTAGTGCTTCTTTTTGGAGCAAAAAAAATTCCAGATCTTGCAAAAGGTATAGGAAAGGGAATTAAAGACTTTAAGAAAGCGGTAAAAGAAGACGAAGAGGAAGAAAAAAAAGAAATTGCTTCCAAAGAAGAACCGAAAGTTGAAGCTCCAGCCAAAGAAACAAAAAGCGAAAACGTGTAA
- a CDS encoding ribosome silencing factor RsfS: MVKQEKPTVAIFGGSFDPPHQGHRAIIEKAVHSLDIEKLLVIPAYLNPFKFSSLAPAALRLQWCHTLFDPIEKVEVSSYEIQEGKGTATSQTVKHFKQIYHVKYLVIGADNLTTLSNWHEFEWLNNEITWVIATREGSHLKTQMLKKWKILEINTPVSSSKIRDTKQLEDVDIQIRESVKKLLKGQQNMTMEQRIENIVTLLDEKKAEEIEVFNLDNADYIAKRVVIANSLNGKHTQALVDQLKNTLKPKGETFLAADISDEWAVIDLGDILIHIMIPEYRQRYSLETFLSELTATQKKL, translated from the coding sequence TTGGTTAAACAAGAGAAGCCGACTGTAGCGATCTTTGGCGGGAGCTTCGACCCTCCCCATCAAGGACACCGGGCTATTATTGAGAAGGCTGTGCATTCTCTTGATATAGAGAAGTTGCTCGTTATACCCGCCTATCTTAACCCCTTCAAGTTCTCCTCTTTAGCTCCTGCCGCGCTTCGGCTTCAATGGTGTCATACACTTTTTGATCCGATAGAAAAAGTAGAGGTGAGCAGCTATGAGATACAAGAAGGAAAGGGTACTGCCACCTCACAAACCGTAAAACATTTTAAACAAATTTATCACGTAAAGTATCTTGTAATCGGCGCCGACAATTTGACAACGTTGTCGAACTGGCATGAATTTGAGTGGCTCAACAATGAAATCACTTGGGTGATTGCAACACGTGAAGGTAGCCATCTGAAAACTCAAATGCTCAAAAAATGGAAGATTTTAGAGATAAATACACCCGTCAGTTCTTCAAAAATTCGCGACACGAAGCAATTGGAAGATGTTGACATACAGATCAGAGAATCTGTCAAAAAATTATTAAAAGGACAACAAAATATGACAATGGAACAACGTATAGAAAATATCGTTACCTTACTCGATGAAAAAAAAGCTGAAGAGATCGAGGTGTTCAATCTTGATAACGCAGACTACATTGCAAAGCGTGTAGTTATAGCAAACTCGCTCAACGGAAAGCACACCCAGGCACTTGTTGATCAGCTCAAAAATACACTTAAACCAAAAGGTGAAACATTCCTTGCTGCCGATATCAGTGATGAGTGGGCAGTCATTGACTTGGGTGATATTCTCATTCATATCATGATACCAGAATACCGACAACGCTATTCTCTTGAAACATTTTTAAGCGAATTAACAGCGACCCAAAAAAAATTGTAA
- the gap gene encoding type I glyceraldehyde-3-phosphate dehydrogenase, whose amino-acid sequence MAVKVAISGLGRIGRCVARIIADRNDIELVAVNASGTPEMLEYNVKYDSVHGIRKDAAVRDGYLCIGKDKAKILEERDPAKLDFASYGAEVVLECTGAFLTQESVQPYLENGVKKVIFSAPAKDDTPTFVIGANEESYAGQSIISNASCTTNGLAPIAKVLDDVFGIEKGLMTTIHSYTSSQPILDAKHKKDPRKGRAGATNLVPTTTGAAKAISKVLPNLEGKLNGQAIRVPTADVSMVDLTVTLSKNVTLDEVKNAFKMASEGSHKGILGIDEEYRVSQDFVGEELSTVVPLDTIQVIGGNMVKVLSWYDNEWGYSCRLVDMAVHVSRKQES is encoded by the coding sequence ATGGCTGTAAAAGTAGCAATTAGCGGACTGGGTAGGATTGGTAGATGTGTGGCACGTATCATTGCCGACAGAAATGACATAGAACTTGTAGCGGTAAATGCAAGCGGTACGCCAGAAATGTTAGAGTACAACGTAAAATATGACAGCGTACACGGTATCAGAAAAGATGCAGCAGTGCGAGACGGATATTTGTGCATAGGCAAAGACAAAGCCAAGATTTTAGAGGAACGCGATCCTGCAAAATTAGATTTTGCTTCGTACGGTGCAGAAGTTGTGCTGGAATGTACGGGTGCCTTTTTGACGCAAGAAAGTGTACAGCCCTATCTTGAGAACGGAGTCAAGAAAGTAATTTTTTCTGCTCCGGCCAAAGATGACACTCCAACGTTTGTCATCGGTGCCAATGAAGAGAGCTATGCGGGCCAATCGATTATTTCAAATGCAAGTTGCACAACCAACGGTTTGGCCCCTATAGCTAAAGTGCTTGATGATGTTTTTGGTATCGAAAAAGGATTGATGACAACCATCCATTCTTATACCTCTTCGCAGCCTATCTTAGACGCAAAACACAAGAAAGACCCAAGAAAAGGACGTGCAGGGGCGACCAATTTGGTTCCGACTACAACGGGGGCGGCTAAGGCGATTTCCAAAGTGCTTCCAAATCTTGAAGGTAAACTTAACGGTCAGGCAATCCGTGTGCCGACTGCTGATGTTTCAATGGTTGATTTGACAGTAACATTAAGCAAAAATGTCACGCTTGATGAAGTGAAAAATGCTTTTAAAATGGCTAGCGAAGGTTCTCATAAAGGCATATTGGGCATAGACGAAGAGTATAGAGTCTCTCAAGATTTTGTAGGCGAAGAACTCAGTACGGTTGTGCCGCTTGACACGATTCAGGTAATAGGCGGCAATATGGTAAAAGTACTTTCCTGGTATGACAACGAGTGGGGATACTCATGTCGTTTGGTTGACATGGCAGTACATGTAAGCAGAAAGCAGGAATCATGA
- the tilS gene encoding tRNA lysidine(34) synthetase TilS: protein MKPKLFTAHCSLLTDKKNLLAFSAGVDSSALFFLLLENNIPFDIAIVNYGTRKNSGKEEAHAKALAVKYNLVCHSIKAPSFTSHFEANARKFRYAFFDRIIEQHRYETLLMAHQLNDQLEWLLMRLTKGAGVCELVGLEPLSQRKNYTIVRPLLSHTKEELLDYLHAHGHPYFVDESNTDERYERNYFRQRFADPLIARYHKGIKRSFDYLRQDKRKMQEDFTVLFSDRELKVLRLHASSAKARAADLILKERGYLLSAAQRNEIEKESSLVVGGQWAVEFQNDLLFIAPYKIIYMPKKFKEACRIAKIPSKIRAYLFEAGINPSLFISNF, encoded by the coding sequence ATGAAACCAAAACTGTTCACTGCTCACTGTTCACTGCTCACTGACAAAAAGAATCTCCTGGCTTTCTCTGCCGGGGTTGATTCTTCAGCTCTTTTTTTTCTGCTGCTAGAAAACAATATCCCTTTTGATATCGCTATCGTCAACTACGGCACAAGGAAAAACAGCGGCAAAGAAGAAGCGCACGCCAAAGCCTTGGCCGTAAAATATAACCTTGTATGCCATAGCATCAAAGCCCCCTCTTTTACCAGCCATTTTGAAGCTAATGCGCGTAAATTCCGGTATGCATTTTTCGATCGCATCATCGAACAGCACCGCTATGAGACGCTCCTGATGGCGCACCAGCTCAACGATCAGCTTGAATGGCTGCTTATGCGGCTCACCAAAGGGGCGGGAGTATGCGAACTCGTAGGCCTCGAACCTCTCAGCCAAAGAAAAAACTACACGATTGTTCGTCCGCTGCTTAGCCATACCAAAGAAGAACTGCTTGATTATCTTCATGCACACGGCCATCCTTATTTTGTAGATGAGAGCAATACCGATGAAAGATACGAACGAAATTATTTTAGACAGCGCTTCGCCGACCCTTTGATAGCCAGATACCACAAAGGTATCAAGCGCAGTTTTGACTATCTAAGGCAAGATAAAAGAAAAATGCAAGAGGATTTTACAGTACTTTTCTCAGACAGAGAACTCAAAGTCCTCCGCCTGCACGCCTCCTCAGCCAAGGCTAGAGCGGCCGATCTGATTCTCAAGGAACGAGGATATCTTCTCTCGGCGGCACAACGCAATGAAATAGAAAAAGAATCTTCGCTTGTTGTCGGAGGACAATGGGCCGTGGAATTTCAAAACGATCTGCTTTTTATCGCCCCTTATAAAATTATCTACATGCCAAAAAAATTCAAAGAAGCATGCAGAATTGCAAAGATTCCTTCCAAAATACGCGCCTATCTTTTTGAAGCCGGTATCAACCCTTCATTATTTATTTCTAATTTCTAA
- a CDS encoding tRNA (N6-isopentenyl adenosine(37)-C2)-methylthiotransferase MiaB, translated as MSKKLFIETLGCAMNVRDSEHMIAQLNQKEPYGLTDKIEDADLIIINTCSVREKPVAKLFSEIGVFNKHKKPSAKIGVTGCTASHLGDEIIKRAPSVDFVLGARNVSKINEVVDKKHAVEVSIDHDESTYEFGEYRTNPFKALVNISIGCNKSCTFCIVPATRGEEISIPPYLIIQEITKAVASGAKEVMLLGQNVNDYGKNFSTSDEPCDFTQLLQKISKIEGLERIRFTSPHPLHMDDAFLEEFAYNPKICKQIHVPLQSGSSSLLKSMKRGYTKEWFLNRCEKIRTLCPEATISTDIIVGFPGESDADFEDTMDVLEKVKFEQVFSFRYSPRPHTKAALFDNQIEAEAASKRLTRLQERHMEMLSEMMDSQLGKMHRVYFDELKPGGRISGRSDDGKLIFVKGSEELLGQIRNVKITHTSRAALDGEIV; from the coding sequence TTGAGTAAAAAATTATTTATAGAAACTCTGGGTTGCGCAATGAATGTGCGTGACAGTGAACATATGATCGCGCAACTCAATCAAAAAGAACCTTATGGGCTTACTGATAAAATAGAAGACGCTGACCTTATCATCATCAATACATGCAGCGTAAGAGAAAAGCCCGTAGCGAAACTATTTTCAGAAATAGGGGTATTTAATAAGCATAAAAAACCCTCCGCAAAAATAGGAGTAACCGGATGTACTGCATCGCATCTTGGAGATGAGATCATCAAGCGCGCACCAAGTGTAGATTTTGTACTGGGTGCGAGAAATGTTTCTAAGATCAATGAGGTGGTTGATAAGAAGCATGCGGTTGAGGTTAGCATTGATCATGATGAGAGCACCTATGAATTTGGAGAATACAGAACCAACCCTTTTAAGGCACTGGTTAACATCTCCATCGGGTGCAATAAATCGTGTACTTTTTGTATCGTGCCTGCTACCAGGGGAGAGGAGATCTCTATACCCCCTTATTTGATCATCCAGGAAATTACCAAAGCTGTGGCTTCAGGTGCCAAAGAGGTGATGCTGCTAGGGCAGAACGTCAACGATTATGGCAAAAATTTCAGTACCTCTGATGAGCCGTGTGATTTTACGCAGCTGCTGCAAAAAATATCCAAGATAGAGGGTTTGGAACGTATCCGATTTACTTCGCCCCATCCTTTGCATATGGATGATGCATTTCTTGAAGAGTTCGCCTATAATCCAAAAATATGCAAACAGATTCACGTACCGCTTCAAAGCGGTTCCAGCTCATTGCTCAAATCAATGAAAAGAGGCTATACCAAAGAGTGGTTTTTGAACCGGTGTGAAAAAATTCGTACATTGTGCCCCGAGGCAACCATTTCAACAGATATTATTGTAGGTTTCCCCGGTGAAAGCGATGCGGATTTTGAAGACACGATGGATGTGCTTGAAAAAGTGAAATTTGAACAGGTTTTTTCCTTCAGGTACTCTCCTCGCCCCCATACCAAAGCAGCTCTTTTTGATAATCAGATAGAAGCTGAAGCAGCTTCAAAAAGGCTCACCAGGCTGCAAGAGAGGCATATGGAAATGCTTTCTGAAATGATGGACAGTCAGTTGGGTAAAATGCATCGAGTCTATTTTGACGAACTTAAACCTGGAGGCAGAATTTCAGGGCGCAGTGATGACGGAAAACTTATTTTTGTCAAAGGAAGCGAAGAGCTTTTGGGCCAAATCAGAAATGTAAAGATCACCCATACTTCCAGAGCCGCATTGGACGGCGAGATAGTCTAG
- the nusA gene encoding transcription termination/antitermination protein NusA (modifies transcription through interactions with RNA polymerase affecting elongation, readthrough, termination, and antitermination): protein MEKILDIIEAIAHEKNITKDHAIEAFKEALINTAKKLTSHTSTFEVMIDPSSKTYQIHKVITVVKDDDTRLDTEPDSYISLSEAKDFDDSIELGDQLKEEFILENYGRTASSNLFRELEYHVQRRIEQDLFEKYKEKLNTIMIGVVNRIDAEDNTYVEIGELKGVLTLRNRIKGEKFKQGDTIKALLRYVSVDPQYGLFLELTRTSPKFLEQLMAKEVPEIADGVVEIVGAARIPGERAKIALKTDQMNVDPIGAAVGVKGVRINAVSHELNEENIDCIEYSPIPEIFITRALSPAITQGIKVDASTKKAIVNITSDQKAKAIGKSGINIRLASMLTGYTIELNEVEGVVDRQTENGMESGETEKTTDTSALADLFK, encoded by the coding sequence ATGGAAAAAATATTAGATATTATTGAAGCGATTGCACACGAAAAAAATATTACTAAAGATCATGCCATTGAAGCCTTTAAAGAAGCGCTTATTAATACCGCAAAAAAACTTACCAGTCACACCAGCACTTTTGAAGTGATGATAGATCCCTCTTCTAAAACATATCAAATTCATAAAGTGATTACGGTTGTCAAGGATGACGATACACGCCTAGACACAGAGCCAGATAGCTACATCTCTTTGAGTGAAGCAAAAGATTTTGATGATTCTATTGAATTAGGAGATCAGCTTAAAGAGGAGTTTATCCTTGAAAATTATGGACGCACCGCCTCTTCAAATCTTTTTAGAGAGCTTGAGTACCATGTCCAAAGACGTATAGAGCAAGATCTTTTTGAAAAATATAAAGAGAAGCTCAATACGATTATGATCGGTGTGGTCAACCGTATTGACGCAGAAGACAATACGTATGTTGAAATCGGGGAGCTAAAAGGTGTTTTAACGCTTAGAAATCGTATTAAGGGTGAAAAATTCAAACAAGGCGATACCATTAAAGCTTTACTGCGCTATGTAAGTGTTGACCCTCAATACGGTTTATTTCTTGAACTCACAAGAACTTCACCTAAATTTTTAGAACAGCTCATGGCCAAAGAGGTTCCTGAAATTGCTGATGGCGTGGTAGAGATCGTCGGCGCAGCAAGAATTCCCGGAGAACGTGCCAAGATTGCTCTTAAAACAGACCAAATGAATGTCGACCCTATTGGTGCGGCCGTAGGCGTAAAAGGGGTAAGAATCAATGCCGTAAGCCATGAACTCAACGAAGAAAATATTGATTGTATCGAATATTCGCCCATCCCGGAAATCTTTATTACCCGGGCATTAAGTCCCGCGATCACGCAAGGCATCAAAGTGGATGCTTCAACAAAAAAAGCTATAGTCAATATCACCTCTGATCAAAAAGCAAAAGCCATAGGTAAAAGCGGTATCAATATTCGTTTGGCTTCCATGCTTACAGGCTATACCATTGAACTCAACGAGGTTGAAGGGGTTGTGGACAGACAAACAGAAAATGGGATGGAGTCCGGTGAAACAGAAAAAACAACTGACACTTCAGCATTGGCGGATCTATTTAAATAA
- a CDS encoding triose-phosphate isomerase, translated as MIFAANFKTNHTRKSTKEYIETLLTKIIAKKDGDKVYIFPPATALDRFSGDITLGAQNAYMAQNGAFTGEIGLEQLEEFGIKTILVGHSERREILGESQTFIAEKFAYFQSHGFEIIYCIGEPLEIRQQGQHSVVEYLLSQFEGIDTSYEKLIVAYEPIWAIGTGRSATFEEIASTHEALKKTLRKPLLYGGSVKPQNSKEIIAIRGVDGLLVGSASLDAESFARMIID; from the coding sequence ATGATTTTTGCAGCAAATTTTAAAACAAACCATACACGCAAGAGCACAAAAGAATACATAGAAACGCTGCTGACAAAAATCATAGCAAAAAAAGATGGAGATAAAGTATATATTTTTCCTCCGGCAACTGCTTTAGATCGTTTTTCCGGTGATATTACTTTGGGGGCCCAAAATGCCTATATGGCACAAAACGGTGCGTTTACAGGAGAGATAGGGCTAGAACAGCTTGAAGAGTTTGGAATTAAAACCATTCTTGTAGGACACAGCGAAAGAAGAGAAATTTTAGGCGAAAGTCAAACGTTTATAGCCGAAAAATTTGCCTACTTTCAATCTCACGGATTTGAGATTATCTATTGCATAGGCGAACCTCTGGAAATACGTCAACAGGGACAGCACAGTGTTGTAGAATACCTTCTTTCTCAGTTTGAAGGGATTGATACTTCTTATGAAAAACTGATTGTTGCCTATGAACCTATCTGGGCGATTGGTACAGGAAGATCTGCTACATTTGAAGAGATTGCCAGCACCCATGAAGCATTAAAGAAAACACTCCGGAAGCCACTGCTTTATGGGGGGAGCGTGAAGCCCCAAAACAGCAAAGAGATTATTGCTATTCGCGGAGTAGACGGTTTGCTTGTGGGGAGTGCTTCTTTGGATGCAGAAAGTTTTGCCAGGATGATAATAGATTAA
- a CDS encoding integrase gives MDLIHKIESFLSYLFEVRGYSETSIITYEVALRQMQEASHFYQEEGVMILDITSFRFKIVKNNKKTIVKKLSAVRSFVRYLQEQEHLVIKLIADESIKVPHSLPKPIEATYIEEVLSKANLEEKLLVSMLYGLGLRISELSHLKLEEIKRGWVQIHGKGNKVRELPLLNVLQQLIKQYTDEKMPKKYLFEKGNAPMNSAQLRYKLTNLFKASGIKATPHQLRHSFATHLLNEGARIADVSQLLGHATMATTQVYTKLGSAKKMQEYMKAHPLAKSEE, from the coding sequence ATGGATTTAATACATAAAATTGAATCGTTTCTCTCTTATCTTTTTGAGGTGAGAGGGTACAGTGAGACGTCAATCATCACGTACGAAGTGGCATTAAGACAGATGCAAGAGGCCAGCCATTTTTATCAAGAAGAGGGGGTAATGATTTTAGATATTACTTCTTTTCGATTTAAGATAGTCAAAAATAACAAAAAAACCATTGTAAAAAAACTTTCAGCCGTGCGTTCTTTTGTACGATACCTGCAAGAGCAAGAACATCTGGTGATAAAACTTATCGCGGATGAGTCTATAAAGGTTCCCCATAGCCTTCCAAAGCCTATTGAGGCAACCTATATAGAGGAAGTCTTGAGCAAAGCAAATTTAGAGGAAAAATTGCTTGTTTCAATGCTGTATGGTTTGGGACTTCGTATCTCTGAGCTTTCCCATTTGAAACTTGAAGAGATCAAGAGAGGATGGGTTCAGATACACGGGAAAGGAAACAAAGTACGCGAATTGCCTCTTTTGAATGTACTGCAACAACTTATTAAGCAGTACACAGACGAAAAAATGCCAAAAAAATATTTGTTTGAAAAAGGAAATGCGCCCATGAACAGTGCGCAATTGCGCTATAAGTTGACCAATTTGTTTAAAGCTTCAGGGATTAAAGCCACCCCTCATCAGCTTCGGCATTCCTTTGCAACGCATTTGCTCAATGAAGGCGCAAGAATAGCCGATGTCAGCCAATTGCTTGGACATGCTACGATGGCTACCACGCAGGTCTATACCAAATTGGGTTCAGCAAAGAAGATGCAAGAGTATATGAAAGCACACCCTTTGGCAAAGAGTGAAGAATGA
- the pgk gene encoding phosphoglycerate kinase has translation MKVKTLKDLDIEGKRVFIRCDFNVPKDEFGNITDDRRIRSALQTIRYCIDRDCKIILASHYERPEPGKYEEQYSLAPVAKRLHTLLKIKNDIYMANDVVGEDAKAKADKLEAGDVLLLENLRYEAGETTDNEEFAKQLADFADFYINDAFGACHRKHASIHAITKFFDKEHKAAGFLMEKEINFFSKVIEKPTRPFVAVVGGSKVSGKLQALTNLLNKVDKLIIGGGMAFTFLKAQGYEVGNSLVEDDLLDEARAIMAKAKELNIKFYLPVDVVVAPEFSENTTVKFLPTQEIPKGWYGLDIGPASSRLFREALNDARTIIWNGPMGVYEMDRFSKGSIAMSHNIAQTHATTIVGGGDTADVTQRAGDADEMTFVSTGGGASLKLIEGEVLPGLEALR, from the coding sequence ATGAAGGTGAAAACACTAAAAGATTTGGATATCGAAGGCAAAAGAGTATTTATACGATGCGACTTCAATGTTCCCAAAGATGAATTTGGCAATATTACCGATGACAGGCGCATCCGTTCAGCACTCCAAACTATCCGTTATTGTATTGATAGAGATTGCAAAATAATTTTAGCTTCGCATTACGAGCGTCCGGAGCCGGGCAAATATGAAGAGCAGTATTCGTTGGCTCCTGTAGCAAAAAGGCTGCACACGCTATTGAAAATCAAAAATGATATCTATATGGCAAATGATGTGGTGGGAGAAGACGCTAAAGCAAAAGCAGACAAACTTGAAGCGGGAGATGTATTGTTGTTGGAAAATCTTCGCTACGAAGCGGGAGAAACAACCGATAATGAAGAGTTTGCAAAACAATTGGCTGATTTTGCAGATTTTTATATCAACGATGCCTTTGGCGCCTGCCATAGAAAACATGCTTCTATCCATGCAATTACCAAATTTTTTGACAAAGAGCACAAAGCAGCAGGCTTCCTCATGGAAAAAGAGATCAATTTCTTTTCCAAGGTAATCGAAAAACCCACTAGGCCTTTTGTTGCCGTGGTGGGCGGAAGCAAAGTCTCAGGCAAGCTTCAGGCATTAACGAATCTGTTGAATAAAGTAGATAAATTGATCATCGGCGGCGGGATGGCATTTACTTTCTTGAAAGCGCAAGGCTATGAAGTGGGAAATTCTCTTGTGGAAGATGATCTTTTGGATGAAGCAAGAGCGATTATGGCTAAAGCCAAAGAGCTTAATATTAAATTTTATCTTCCTGTAGATGTGGTGGTTGCACCTGAATTTTCTGAAAATACGACAGTAAAATTTTTGCCTACGCAAGAGATCCCAAAGGGATGGTATGGATTGGATATAGGTCCGGCAAGTTCTAGACTTTTTCGTGAAGCACTCAATGATGCTCGGACAATCATTTGGAATGGACCCATGGGAGTTTATGAGATGGACAGATTTTCCAAAGGAAGCATTGCAATGTCTCACAATATTGCCCAAACCCATGCAACAACGATTGTAGGAGGCGGAGATACTGCAGATGTAACACAAAGAGCAGGTGATGCAGACGAAATGACCTTTGTGAGCACAGGCGGCGGAGCAAGTCTAAAACTAATCGAAGGGGAAGTGCTTCCCGGACTTGAAGCACTCAGATAA
- a CDS encoding four helix bundle protein — translation MEDKSILRNKSFQFALRIIKLSKYLQEEHKEYILSKQILRSGTSIGALVREAQYTQSKADFLHKLMIALKEANETEYWLLLLFESKYIDEKMFNSIDPDIKELLKLLISSTKTVKKQ, via the coding sequence ATGGAAGATAAAAGTATTTTACGCAATAAAAGTTTTCAGTTTGCTCTTCGTATCATTAAGTTATCAAAATATTTACAGGAAGAGCATAAGGAGTATATCCTTTCAAAGCAAATATTGCGCAGCGGAACTTCTATCGGTGCTTTAGTTAGAGAAGCTCAATATACTCAATCGAAAGCAGATTTTTTACATAAATTGATGATTGCTCTTAAAGAGGCAAATGAAACTGAGTATTGGCTGCTTCTTCTTTTTGAATCAAAGTATATTGATGAAAAGATGTTCAATAGTATTGATCCAGATATTAAGGAACTGCTTAAACTTCTTATATCCAGTACAAAAACAGTAAAAAAACAATGA